A single window of Macrobrachium nipponense isolate FS-2020 chromosome 31, ASM1510439v2, whole genome shotgun sequence DNA harbors:
- the LOC135206632 gene encoding uncharacterized protein LOC135206632: protein MLSKELESVPPVSGADVSCCRDNCFIIEGKDLNEAIKKQSNKNYSSFDSSPPVEKFNEFVTSDLGENSVDLCDESKPLLVGASPCTTDEVTGGKTNDFNSSVKKEICYDKIIPLPETTKDMNKLKDNGTDNFGYDVGNNHIKSEAFSDKTRSPVATPTTTKETIVLCNDLDSVCQVIPLSFSPNLYPDVGSVPLINCQASRKSALPSPMFSTVVSTADDNSDSYVTVLSRTGNRVRSAASWPRRRPQSLRVAICYSTPECRQEVSKPVSPVDSQEIGMRDMSHGNEALHPSSSTTSFLKAWGSLENLETNKSSKSICGFESSFSQSQPDCSKLEDFFQVDSESRLDMLNYVQVKEKSYESDIQEILTDVSGDPQKIASAASLPLVQSSQINTRPSNLPQLEMVSPVYASYLMSPSSDKENDPALLSVRPKVRQSPRRKKNSPKKKSKSPKKNKTGNTREEQKLQKASSSSDFGSEVSVHSIKCGNLDDDVWAVDDFLPLPKNKIGNTLPLGMQDFEVCNSHDFKSTSLQPLMPPSDVQKHSPIHSSSTKDFENSMVTSTFSTDTGYETETNRSEKDSNIDDKVKILIKQPVNVSDTDCKLKDQNLPLNASNYSLAASSELASQATTPHTMAEDFTEYYSITSELSNAPYSTRQGAGEDTPDYLSICSEMPGVPRLPEDSPMVDFEMNTLFPEVSKCNNLLSSPLDSPESGEPSTMTDSPITVAKSVVEDLEEKNSPEHGPSDGSHSATPSIADSSPNTPDEVPSQELVEVNCLLNPVQFGHLHTTWFTLLQGPVKGIIADPYSRYVYRCM from the coding sequence ATGTTGTCTAAGGAGTTGGAATCAGTCCCTCCTGTAAGTGGTGCTGATGTCTCCTGTTGCAGAGATAATTGCTTCATTATTGAAGGAAAGGACTTAAATGAGGCAATTAAAAAGCAATCAAATAAGAATTATAGTTCCTTTGATTCCTCGCCTCCTGTGGAAAAATTTAATGAATTTGTGACAAGTGATCTTGGAGAGAATTCTGTTGATTTGTGTGATGAGAGTAAACCTTTGCTTGTTGGTGCTAGTCCTTGTACAACAGATGAAGTCACTGGTGGAAAGACAAATGACTTTAATTCATCagttaaaaaggaaatatgttaTGATAAAATCATACCTTTACCAGAAACTACGAAAGATATGAACAAATTGAAAGACAATGGTACTGATAACTTTGGGTATGATGTTGGTAACAACCACATCAAGTCAGAAGCATTTTCAGACAAAACCAGGTCTCCGGtagcaacaccaacaacaactaaAGAAACTATAGTCTTATGTAATGATTTAGATAGTGTTTGTCAAGTGATTCCGTTATCATTTAGTCCAAATCTGTATCCTGATGTAGGCTCAGTGCCTCTCATTAACTGTCAAGCGTCCAGAAAAAGTGCATTGCCTTCTCCTATGTTCTCTACTGTGGTATCTACTGCAGATGATAATAGTGATTCGTATGTGACTGTGCTCAGTCGCACTGGAAATCGTGTTAGGTCAGCTGCCTCTTGGCCTCGTAGAAGGCCTCAGTCGTTGCGTGTTGCTATCTGTTACTCTACTCCTGAGTGTAGGCAAGAAGTGAGCAAGCCTGTGTCTCCAGTTGACTCACAAGAAATTGGTATGAGAGACATGTCTCATGGTAATGAAGCTTTGCATCCTTCATCCAGCACCACAAGTTTTTTGAAAGCCTGGGGAAGTTTAGAGAATTTAGAGACAAATAAAAGCTCAAAAAGTATATGTGGGTTTGAATCTTCTTTTAGTCAATCTCAGCCAGATTGCAGCAAGTTGGAGGATTTTTTCCAGGTAGATTCTGAAAGCAGGCTGGATATGTTGAATTATGTGCAAGTGAAAGAAAAGAGTTATGAATCAGATATTCAAGAAATCTTGACAGATGTTTCTGGTGATCCACAGAAAATTGCTTCAGCTGCATCTCTACCACTAGTACAGAGTTCACAGATCAATACAAGACCAAGTAATTTACCGCAATTGGAAATGGTGTCTCCTGTTTATGCAAGTTATCTAATGTCACCAAGTAGTGATAAAGAAAACGACCCCGCTTTACTGTCAGTTAGACCAAAGGTGAGACAGTCTCCTCGAAGGAAGAAAAACTCTCCTAAGAAAAAGTCAAAGtctccaaagaaaaataaaacgggTAACACGAGAGAAGAGCAAAAGTTACAAAAGGCCTCTTCTTCTTCAGATTTTGGTAGTGAGGTTTCTGTACACAGTATTAAATGTGGGAACTTGGATGATGATGTTTGGGCTGTTGATGATTTTCTTCCACTGCCAAAGAATAAAATCGGTAACACCTTACCATTGGGAATGCAGGACTTTGAAGTATGTAACTCTCATGACTTTAAAAGCACATCTTTGCAGCCTTTAATGCCTCCAAGTGATGTGCAAAAGCATAGTCCCATCCACAGTTCCAGTACTAAAGATTTTGAAAACAGTATGGTCACAAGTACATTTTCGACAGACACAGGATATGAGACTGAAACGAATAGAAGTGAAAAGGACAGTAATATAGACGATAAAGTAAAGATTCTTATTAAGCAACCTGTAAATGTTAGTGATACTGATTGCAAGTTGAAGGATCAAAATCTTCCACTGAATGCCTCAAATTATAGCTTGGCTGCATCATCTGAACTTGCATCTCAGGCTACGACCCCACATACAATGGCAGAGGATTTTACCGAGTACTACAGTATTACTTCTGAGCTGTCAAATGCACCATATTCAACTCGCCAAGGTGCAGGAGAAGATACTCCTGACTACTTGAGCATTTGCTCTGAAATGCCAGGAGTACCAAGGTTGCCAGAAGACAGTCCTATGGTAGATTTTGAGATGAATACACTGTTTCCAGAAGTCAGCAAATGTAATAATCTTTTGTCAAGTCCTTTGGATTCCCCTGAGAGTGGTGAACCATCAACAATGACTGATTCTCCTATTACTGTTGCCAAGTCAGTTGTTGAAGATTTAGAGGAGAAGAACTCTCCAGAACATGGACCGTCTGATGGAAGTCATTCTGCAACACCATCTATAGCTGACAGTTCCCCAAACACCCCTGATGAGGTGCCTTCCCAGGAACTGGTAGAAGTCAA